From Flavobacterium alkalisoli, the proteins below share one genomic window:
- the cyoE gene encoding heme o synthase: MDASEKTVSVKTLFADFTAITKARLAISVVFSSMAGYLLGVSDEYPFSWVTFMLLGIGGYCMVGASNVFNQIIEKDLDSLMDRTKNRPVPSGKISVKNAFYVGCALTVAGIAILYSINPKTAMFGAISIFLYTSIYTPLKTKTPLAVFVGAFPGAIPFMLGWVAATNNFGIEAGTLFMIQFFWQFPHFWAIGWFLYDDYKKAGFFMLPTRKKDKKTALYTILYTIWLILASLLPVTGLTGELKLSYVSAVVVLLVGIWMLVYAVKLYNKMDGPAARKLMLVSVSYISLLQVIYVLDKFIR; the protein is encoded by the coding sequence TTGGACGCTTCAGAAAAAACAGTTTCAGTTAAGACCTTATTTGCAGACTTTACAGCAATTACTAAGGCGAGGCTCGCAATAAGTGTAGTTTTTTCTTCTATGGCAGGATATTTATTAGGTGTTTCTGATGAGTATCCGTTTAGTTGGGTTACTTTTATGTTGCTTGGTATAGGTGGTTACTGTATGGTAGGCGCTTCTAATGTTTTTAACCAGATTATAGAAAAAGATCTGGACTCCCTTATGGACAGGACTAAAAACAGGCCTGTTCCATCCGGAAAGATTTCAGTAAAAAATGCTTTTTATGTAGGTTGTGCCTTAACGGTTGCGGGTATAGCTATTTTGTATAGCATTAATCCAAAAACAGCAATGTTTGGAGCTATATCAATTTTTCTTTATACCAGTATTTACACTCCGTTAAAAACCAAAACCCCGCTTGCAGTTTTTGTTGGTGCTTTTCCCGGTGCCATACCGTTCATGTTAGGATGGGTTGCTGCAACAAATAATTTTGGAATTGAGGCGGGTACACTTTTTATGATTCAGTTCTTTTGGCAGTTCCCTCACTTTTGGGCTATTGGCTGGTTTTTGTATGACGATTATAAAAAGGCAGGTTTCTTTATGTTGCCTACCCGTAAAAAAGATAAGAAGACGGCTTTATATACCATACTTTATACAATTTGGCTAATACTGGCTTCGCTGCTTCCGGTAACAGGATTGACAGGCGAGCTTAAATTAAGTTATGTGTCTGCTGTTGTTGTGTTGCTGGTAGGTATATGGATGCTGGTTTATGCTGTTAAGCTTTATAATAAAATGGATGGGCCTGCTGCCCGAAAACTAATGTTGGTTAGTGTATCATATATTTCGCTTTTACAGGTTATATATGTACTAGATAAATTTATCCGATAA
- a CDS encoding cytochrome c oxidase subunit 3 has product MVEKMSLQEHELRNARSKKMLLWFAMISMFMTFAGLTSAYVVSASRPDWLNTFKLPDAFIISTVVIVISSFTFHFAKTFVKKGDNKTAGMLLLATLALGVAFVFCQFNGFQEIIESGYFFTGSESTVTTSFVYIVTIVHLVHLFAGLIVLLVVIYNHFKQKYNPSQTLGIELGAMFWHFLDILWIYLFLFLYFY; this is encoded by the coding sequence ATGGTAGAGAAAATGTCACTTCAGGAGCATGAGCTAAGAAATGCTAGGTCTAAAAAAATGCTTCTTTGGTTTGCAATGATAAGCATGTTTATGACTTTTGCCGGTTTAACCAGTGCTTATGTGGTTAGTGCTTCAAGGCCGGATTGGCTAAATACATTTAAACTTCCGGATGCGTTTATAATAAGCACTGTTGTTATAGTGATAAGCAGCTTTACTTTTCATTTTGCTAAAACCTTTGTAAAAAAAGGTGATAATAAAACTGCCGGGATGTTATTGCTGGCTACACTGGCGCTGGGCGTTGCCTTTGTTTTTTGCCAGTTTAACGGTTTTCAGGAAATAATAGAAAGCGGGTATTTTTTTACCGGAAGTGAGAGTACGGTGACTACCTCTTTTGTTTATATAGTTACTATAGTGCATTTAGTTCACCTTTTTGCGGGGCTTATTGTGCTTTTAGTGGTAATTTATAATCATTTTAAACAAAAATACAATCCCTCTCAAACCCTTGGTATAGAGTTAGGTGCGATGTTTTGGCACTTTTTGGATATTTTGTGGATTTACTTGTTTTTGTTTTTATATTTCTATTAA